TTATACAACATTCGAACGATTGGAAGAAGTACCTCTTATTGTCGTCAAAAAAGAGGGGACACGCGAAGAGTTCAGTCGGGAAAAACTTATGCGTGGACTTATTCGAGCCTGTGAAAAACGTCCGGTAGCCGTAGAAGAACTCGAAAAGGTAACGCAGAAAATCGAGAAGGATTTACGAAACCGGGGAGTTTCTGAAGTCCAAAGCAAAGATATCGGGGAAATGGTAATGGGCCATTTATCTGCAATCGATGAGGTCGCCTATGTTAGATTTGCGTCTGTCTACAGACAGTTTAAAGATATTAATGTTTTTATTGATGAACTAAAAGAATTAATTAAGCATGAAGATAAAGAATGAGCCCCTTCATCGGCTCATTTTCTTTTTCAAGTGATAGGGAGAAAGGGGGAGATAACTAGTGGATTCTTCAATTGGCAAAATTCTTCCTGTAGATGGTTTTATCATTACAAAGACAGGAGTTACACCAAAAGACGACCATTCTGCACTAACTCACTTATATCAGCCTATCTTAGGACAGCTGCCGATTTCTATTTACCAGTTTCTGTGCAGTGAGCATGAGACAAGCAAAGAAATACAAAAACAGACCCATCATACGCTGATGACTTATTTATCCACGCCGCTTGATAAATTCTATGATGCAAGACGGCTGCTTGAGGCGATCGGTTTGCTGAAAACGTATGTCAGCAAACAAGAGAACAGAGTGTATATTTATGAGATTTGTCCTCCATTTTCTCCTGAGGAATTTTTCAAAGATACATTTCTTTCTCTGCTGCTGCAGCATGAAATTGGGAATGATAAATTCAATCAGCTCAAACTGCGTTTTCAAAGAGAAGAGACTTCTCTAGAGGGATACGAAGAAATTACGGCTTCTTTTGATGATATCTTTCATCAGCGCCTGCCCGTGTCTATGAAAGAGGATATGCCTTCACCTCAGCAGAAGGATAAAGGGCCGGTTAAGAAGGGGCCGATCATTCTGAACAACCGTATAGATTTTAACTGGCTGGAGGAAGCACTCAAACAGCGGATGTACCCTTCCCAAAAGATACTTAGTGGAATCAATAAAAAATTGATTGTTCAGCTGGCCTCTCTCTATAATCTGACCACTACAGAAATAGAGCGGGCGCTTACGTGGGCGATCAACGATGAAAATGAATTGGATGTTGAAGAGTTCAAATCAGCTTGCCACGATTTCATGAAGAAAAATAAATCAACAGCTGACGTGGAAAATACCCGCGAGAAAGTAGCCGCTTCTTCTGATTCGTCCTTAAGTAAAGAGGAGCAGTTTGTACAAATGCTGGAACAGATTTCTCCAAAAGAGCTTCTTGAAGACGTGTCTTATGGAAACCAAGCTGCGGATGGGGATCTGCGGATGATCCGTGATGTTATGACAGAACAAGGTCTTTCACCAGGAGTTATGAACGTGCTTGTTCACTATGTGCTGTTGAAAACAGACATGAAGCTGTCTAAACCATACCTTGAAAAAATTGCAAGTCACTGGACGAGAAAAAATGTAACTACGGTGCGGCAGGCTATGAACCTGGCGAAAGCGGAGCACCAGAAATACCAGCAGTGGGGACGACAGAGATCGTCTTACCGTAAACAGAGCAAAGAAGTCATACCTGAATGGTTTAAGAAACAGGATGAAAAAAGGGAACAGCAGGAACAGACAGCTTCTGCTTCTATTGATACGAATGAAATTGCCGAGAGAATCCGAAAACTGTCGAGCAACAATAATGGAGCGTAAGGAGGTGGCAGCTTATGGAGCCGATTCAAACGTCGCTGCAGAAGTGGATGAAAAGTCACAATGAATTTCAGAAGCGTTTTAATGGGATGAAAAAATCTGTATTAAATGATCCTGAAGTTCAGCAGATTATGAAAGAAAATCCATCATTAACGAAAGAAGCTGTGGAGAAGCAGCTGATTAAGTTTTATGAATACCAATCACAATCTAAGAATTGTGAGAAATGCCCGTCACGCGAAGAGTGCATTAATATTTTGCCGGGGTATACGCCTGAAGCAACGGTTGAAGGAACGGAACTTAAGCTGGCTTACAACCTTTGCCAGAGGGAGAGGCGTCTTGAGCATCAACGAAAACAGAGGTCTCTCATAAACAGCCTGCATATACCAAGAGAAACTCTCGAAGCTACCTTAGACAGACTGGATGTTGAAGACCCAGAAAGAGGCGAAGCGGTTATGCAGACTGTGCAATATTTAGAAGGCATTGGAGATGAGCTGCCAAGTAAAGGTCTGTATTTTTGCGGTCCGTTCGGGGTAGGGAAAACTTATTTTCTCGGGGTTATTGCGAATGAATTAAGTAAAAAAAATATATCTTCCATGGTCATTTACATGCCTGAATTTGTCAGGGAAATCAAGTCGTCAATTAAAGATGATTCCATGAACGAAAAAATAGAAGCGTTCAAGAAAACGCCTGTATTAATGCTCGACGACATCGGAGCTGAATCTCAATCCTCCTGGTTTAGAGACGAGGTGCTCGGTTCGATCCTGCAATACCGCATGATGGAAAGACTGCCGGTATTTTTCACATCCAACTACAACCTAGAAGAGCTGGAGAAAATATTTATGACGAGCAATCGCGGAGAAGTGGATCAAGTTAAGGCTCAGCGAATTACTGAACGAATCAGGCAGCTGAGCAAGTCCGTTCCTGTGTATGGGAAAAACCGCCGTGGATAAGTAGAGTCATGTTTCTTTCAGTATCCACATATGTATAAAGTACAAAAGGTTTAGTTCCATTCACTCTGTAAGAATGGACAGGCTTTACACGTTGTGGTGAGGAGGAAGTGATGTTGGTCTGTGTTCAGTTCTCAAACCGTAAAGAGGCATTTTTATTTTATCAATTTCTTTTTGATACTAGTTCACGGCAGCAATTAAACGGAGAGATTAAAAAAGACCGCGGCAGCTGGAGTGTAGAAGTATATGAATCACAAAAAAATACCGCTCCCAGAGTCAGCCGGGCAATTACTAACATATTGTGCCGCCGCAAGCTAAACGCATGGATGGAAGGGATACTCCGTCATCGTTTTTATTATGAAGACAGGGACGAAATTGAAAGAGTCGTTAAATTATCATCTAAAATTAAAGAGGACCCGCCCGAAGGCGTCGTAATTCCTCCGATTGATCTTTATGTCGAGAGGTTCGTAAGGAAGGCAGTCATTGAACAGGAAGATATTTTGTTTGATGACCTTTCGGCTGACTGCTTAGAGTATCTGTATCATGACCTCTTGGACTTTACTGGAAAGCTTCTTGATGAGTACAAGCTAGAAGAAGCCCATCAAATGATGGTCGATTCCTGGCGCCGTCGAGTAAACAATAATGATACTGGAGTGCACCTTCTGCATGTGCTGTATGATGAAAGAGTTCGTTATTTTTATTCGGAGGGCAATGAAGTCAGGCGGGGGGAATTATTAAATTATTTAAAATCCCATCCCGATCCTCTCATCCAGAACCTCCCGGCCGATTGGGGAATCCTTCCGGCACTGATTTACTCACCTGAAGAACTTGTCATCTATTCAGATCGTCAGGGTGAAGCGAAGCTTGAATTGCTGATGAATATTTTTGAAGAAAAAGCAGTCTGGAAACCACTTTCTCATTTTCCTTTTCTAAAAGCTTGATTTCTTACTGGAATCCGGCTATAATACCTACATATTTAATATTAGGGCTTAGATGAGGACATGAACATGAAGTGACGCATGATTAGAGAGAGGAGCCGCCGGCTGAAAGCTCCTTCTTGACGACTTGGATGTTTACCACCTCGGAGCACTGTTCGTGAACGAATTCTAGTAATGAACAGCGTTTTATCCGCGTTAAGGACAAATGAAGCCGCATTTTCTGCGGGAATTTTGGGTGGAACCACGAGTGACAACGCTCGTCCCTTAGTTACAAGACTAAGGGGCGGGCGTTTTTATTTTTATAATAAAGATTAAGGAGTGAGGGACTTATGGCAGAAGAAGCTATTCAAATACAGTTTCCTGATGGGAATAAGAAAGAATTTGATAAAGGAACCACGGGAGAAGAGATTGCCCATTCAATCTCCCCCGGCTTAAGGAAACAGGCACTTGCTATTAAATTAGACGGGGAGCCTTATGATCTTCGTCGTCCCATTGAAAAAGATGGAGCGATTGAGATTTTAACATATAAAAATCCAGAAGGCATTGAAGTGCTGCGCCACTCGACAGCCCACTTAATGGCTCAGGCAATCAAACGGCTGTATGGAGAAGTGAAACTAGGAGTAGGCCCTGTAATTGAAAATGGTTTCTACTACGACATTGACTTAGATGAGTCACTGACTCCGGAGGATCTTCCAAAGATTGAAAAGGAAATGCAGCGTATCGTCGATGAAAATTTAGAGATTGAACGAATTGAGCTCTCCAGAGAAGAGGCAATCGAGAAGTATAAAGAAATCGGCGACGACCTTAAACTTGAATTGATCCATGACATTCCTGAAGAAGAAACGCTGACCATTTACAGGCAGGGGGAGTTTTTCGACCTATGCCGCGGCGTTCACGTTCCGCAGACAAGTAAAATAAAAATCTTTAAGCTGCTAAACATTTCAGGTGCCTACTGGAGAGGCGACAGCAACAATAAAATGCTTCAGCGTATATACGGTACAGCATTTGAAAAGCAGGCTCACCTCGACGAGTACATTAAAATGCGCGAAGAAGCGAAAGAACGTGATCACCGCAAGCTGGGTAAAGAACTTGGCTTGTTTACAGTTAACCAAAAAGTTGGTCAGGGCCTTCCGCTATGGCTGCCTAAGGGTGCGACCATCCGACGCAATATTGAAAGATATATTGTAGACACAGAAGAACGCCTGGGATACGACCACGTGTATACTCCAGTCCTTGGAAGCGTTGATCTTTATAAAACAAGCGGACACTGGGATCACTATAAAGATGATATGTTCCCGACACTTGAAATGGATAATGAAGACCTGGTGCTTCGTCCGATGAACTGTCCGCACCATATGATGGTTTATAAAAATGAATATTACAGCTACCGTAACCTCCCAGTACGTATTGCGGAATTAGGAACGATGCACCGTCATGAAATGTCGGGAGCCTTAGCCGGTCTGCAGCGTGTGCGGGCGATGACCTTAAATGATGCCCACATATTTGCCCGTCCGGACCAGTTAAAAGACGAATTCAAACGAGTTGTGAAGCTCGTTCAGCATGTATACCGTGATTTCGGCATTGACGACTATTACTTCCGTCTTTCTTATCGTGATCCGGAAGATAAAGAGAAATATGTGGATAACGATGAAATGTGGAACAAGGCCCAGGCAATGCTGAAAGAAACAATGGAAGACATGAACCTCGAGTATGTTGAAGCAGAAGGAGAAGCCGCGTTCTACGGTCCTAAGCTTGACGTTCAAGTGAAAACAGCTCTTGGAAAAGACGAAACGCTTTCGACTGTTCAGTTAGACTTCCACCTTCCCGAACGATTTGACCTTACGTATGTAGGAGAAGACGGAAAAGATCACCGTCCTGTTGTTATTCACCGCGGTGTCGTTTCTACTATGGAACGATTTGTGGCCTTTTTAATTGAAGAGTATAAAGGAGCGTTCCCAACTTGGCTGGCACCTGTTCAGGCCCGCATCATCCCTGTATCTGCTGAAGTTCACTTAGACTATGCAAAAGAGCTGGAAGATGAACTGAGAGAAGCAGGAGTTCGTGTGGAAGTAGATGAACGCGACGAGAAAATTGGATATAAAATTCGTGAAACTCAGACAGAGAAAATTCCATTTGCCCTCGTAGTCGGAGATCGTGAAATTGAGGATCGCTCAGTTAACGTAAGACGTTACAGTGAGAAAAATTCCGAAACGAAGTCAGTCGATGATTTCATTAAAGAAATTAAAAATGAAATTGACCAAAAGCTTTTAAATAAATAAGCGTACTGAAAAAAGTTCCCAGGGAGAAGGAAAAATACGAGTAGAAGAGAATAAATTTTTTCTAAATGATTAGGCCGGAAATATGCCGGCCTTTTCTTATTTGCTATTGATTTTGTACAAGTTTTCCTTTATTATCTATAAGGTAGCTTGCTTCAACGGATAAATGGTTGACACGAACTAGTAATACATGCTACTATTATTTAGGTAACTGAATGAACGGATCTGAGACAAGAAGAAGCACCCGCTTCTCACCTGAT
This window of the Halobacillus sp. Marseille-Q1614 genome carries:
- the nrdR gene encoding transcriptional regulator NrdR, which codes for MKCPNCHYKSTRVLDSRPIEDGHAIRRRRECEKCEFRYTTFERLEEVPLIVVKKEGTREEFSREKLMRGLIRACEKRPVAVEELEKVTQKIEKDLRNRGVSEVQSKDIGEMVMGHLSAIDEVAYVRFASVYRQFKDINVFIDELKELIKHEDKE
- a CDS encoding replication initiation and membrane attachment family protein — encoded protein: MDSSIGKILPVDGFIITKTGVTPKDDHSALTHLYQPILGQLPISIYQFLCSEHETSKEIQKQTHHTLMTYLSTPLDKFYDARRLLEAIGLLKTYVSKQENRVYIYEICPPFSPEEFFKDTFLSLLLQHEIGNDKFNQLKLRFQREETSLEGYEEITASFDDIFHQRLPVSMKEDMPSPQQKDKGPVKKGPIILNNRIDFNWLEEALKQRMYPSQKILSGINKKLIVQLASLYNLTTTEIERALTWAINDENELDVEEFKSACHDFMKKNKSTADVENTREKVAASSDSSLSKEEQFVQMLEQISPKELLEDVSYGNQAADGDLRMIRDVMTEQGLSPGVMNVLVHYVLLKTDMKLSKPYLEKIASHWTRKNVTTVRQAMNLAKAEHQKYQQWGRQRSSYRKQSKEVIPEWFKKQDEKREQQEQTASASIDTNEIAERIRKLSSNNNGA
- the dnaI gene encoding primosomal protein DnaI → MEPIQTSLQKWMKSHNEFQKRFNGMKKSVLNDPEVQQIMKENPSLTKEAVEKQLIKFYEYQSQSKNCEKCPSREECINILPGYTPEATVEGTELKLAYNLCQRERRLEHQRKQRSLINSLHIPRETLEATLDRLDVEDPERGEAVMQTVQYLEGIGDELPSKGLYFCGPFGVGKTYFLGVIANELSKKNISSMVIYMPEFVREIKSSIKDDSMNEKIEAFKKTPVLMLDDIGAESQSSWFRDEVLGSILQYRMMERLPVFFTSNYNLEELEKIFMTSNRGEVDQVKAQRITERIRQLSKSVPVYGKNRRG
- the ytxC gene encoding sporulation protein YtxC translates to MVCVQFSNRKEAFLFYQFLFDTSSRQQLNGEIKKDRGSWSVEVYESQKNTAPRVSRAITNILCRRKLNAWMEGILRHRFYYEDRDEIERVVKLSSKIKEDPPEGVVIPPIDLYVERFVRKAVIEQEDILFDDLSADCLEYLYHDLLDFTGKLLDEYKLEEAHQMMVDSWRRRVNNNDTGVHLLHVLYDERVRYFYSEGNEVRRGELLNYLKSHPDPLIQNLPADWGILPALIYSPEELVIYSDRQGEAKLELLMNIFEEKAVWKPLSHFPFLKA
- the thrS gene encoding threonine--tRNA ligase codes for the protein MAEEAIQIQFPDGNKKEFDKGTTGEEIAHSISPGLRKQALAIKLDGEPYDLRRPIEKDGAIEILTYKNPEGIEVLRHSTAHLMAQAIKRLYGEVKLGVGPVIENGFYYDIDLDESLTPEDLPKIEKEMQRIVDENLEIERIELSREEAIEKYKEIGDDLKLELIHDIPEEETLTIYRQGEFFDLCRGVHVPQTSKIKIFKLLNISGAYWRGDSNNKMLQRIYGTAFEKQAHLDEYIKMREEAKERDHRKLGKELGLFTVNQKVGQGLPLWLPKGATIRRNIERYIVDTEERLGYDHVYTPVLGSVDLYKTSGHWDHYKDDMFPTLEMDNEDLVLRPMNCPHHMMVYKNEYYSYRNLPVRIAELGTMHRHEMSGALAGLQRVRAMTLNDAHIFARPDQLKDEFKRVVKLVQHVYRDFGIDDYYFRLSYRDPEDKEKYVDNDEMWNKAQAMLKETMEDMNLEYVEAEGEAAFYGPKLDVQVKTALGKDETLSTVQLDFHLPERFDLTYVGEDGKDHRPVVIHRGVVSTMERFVAFLIEEYKGAFPTWLAPVQARIIPVSAEVHLDYAKELEDELREAGVRVEVDERDEKIGYKIRETQTEKIPFALVVGDREIEDRSVNVRRYSEKNSETKSVDDFIKEIKNEIDQKLLNK